The following proteins are encoded in a genomic region of Plasmodium sp. gorilla clade G2 genome assembly, chromosome: 2:
- a CDS encoding rhoptry neck protein 6 gives MQYFFLVFLAVLAKGFLRNKEHANLINSHNDSVEDIHIEKEEKSSSEHPFIPIKNKIKLVHKKNNNQYNSYNNKHNKIKLTDGTYTSFLQNCTINDCVDVDNKDSEINDMTKEKDNNNNNNNETNQNEEKNKMNTSDIHTENEQKINKNEKEKHHISNSSGENKKDLKEGVKELEAKKKEDKISDDHKVEEKKLDDHKVEEKKLDNNKMEEKKLDNNKMEEKKLDNNKMEEKKLDNNKMEEKKLDNNKMEEKKSDNNKMEEKKSDDHNIEEVKNVEEHEDDEEENNEEKKSEKKSEKKNKDENEEDTDDISDEDEIDDDDGGEEDKNENDDIDDDKKETDQTHLEDEENEIIEKEDNDKKKNDKSKYDEKEKNKDIEKEKNKDIEKEKEKDIKKEKNKDIEKEKEKDIKKEKNKDTEKAKNKQNDEKKVENNEKKKNYDLKKEMKKDKQDIHDDEDDESDVEEIEENDDEEDEDEDMEKKKKKKKGKNEKEKKKEKENEIENEIENDIENEKDNEKDNDKNIKEGENVTNENEENYEKINTTTEITITKSNIDINNNNNNNDKVHKHIFPNQQKKHNFHNEQNEFNQALNVSANHKNHYEEKKKYESNMFNIDKRMHKNLTSMDTILRNLNDKLSHHKDLKNRELKLKFEAMSRIKEYKIYNELIQKSVEILTLRLTKINDELKKLKDISENALQKYINEKGYGLMKHYNFPEYNKHEEEKIIKRNKITWNEKKSHHLYCPMECNRERCHNKPHGPTQCYKLEQRGSNIETICEPFINQHNGTCRPDFHHCAIAEPERNKKYSIYATDNVHFVPSQFVTIKGYNLHECLQFLVVNKNSTCGPMTIEKNLMESEEILKEPVLSKVLYNEILFENIKISTPGEYNICLAQFYQDPENDDILSENSSNKYKKKKRNDMKVLGIDTIGTLYVLPLHEKQKTE, from the exons AtgcaatatttttttctggtATTTCTAGCTGTTTTAGCAAAAGGGtttttaagaaataaag aacaCGCCAATTTAATAAACTCACACAATGACAGTGTAGAAGATATACATATTGAAAAGGAAGAGAAAAGTTCAAGTGAACATCCTTTCATtcctataaaaaataaaataaaacttgttcataaaaaaaataacaatcaatataattcatataataataaacataataaaataaaacttaCTGATGGAACATATACTAGCTTCTTACAAAATTGCACCATCAATGATTGTGTAGATGTCGATAATAAAGACTCTGAAATTAATGATATgacaaaagaaaaagataataataataataataataatgaaactaatcaaaatgaagagaaaaataaaatgaatacaaGTGATATACATACagaaaatgaacaaaaaataaataaaaatgaaaaagaaaaacaccATATTTCCAATTCGAGTGGAGAGAACAAAAAGGACTTAAAAGAAGGAGTCAAAGAATTAGAAGCAAAGAAAAAAGAGGATAAAATTTCAGATGATCATAAAgtggaagaaaaaaaattagatgaTCATAAAgtggaagaaaaaaaattagataataataaaatggaagaaaaaaaattagataataataaaatggaggaaaaaaaattagataataataaaatggaggaaaaaaaattagataataataaaatggaggaaaaaaaattagataataataaaatggaggaaaaaaaatcagataataataaaatggagGAAAAAAAATCAGATGATCATAACATAGAAGAAGTAAAAAATGTAGAAGAACATGAAGACGacgaagaagaaaataatgaagaaaagaaatcAGAAAAGAAAtcagaaaagaaaaataaagatgaaaatgAGGAAGATACTGATGATATAAGTGATGAAGATGAaattgatgatgatgatggtGGTGAGGAAgacaaaaatgaaaatgatgatattgatgatgataaaaaggAAACAGATCAAACACATTTGGAAGACGaggaaaatgaaataattgaGAAGGAAGAtaatgataagaaaaaaaatgataaaagtaaatatgatgagaaggaaaaaaataaagatatagagaaggaaaaaaataaagatatagagaaggaaaaagagaaagatataaagaaagagaaaaataaagatatagaGAAGGAAAAAGAGAAGGATATaaagaaagagaaaaataaagatacaGAAAAAGCAAagaataaacaaaatgatgAGAAAAAGGTCGAAAATAacgaaaagaagaaaaattatgatctaaaaaaagaaatgaaaaaagataAACAAGATATacatgatgatgaagatgatgaaagTGATGTGGAAGaaatagaagaaaatgatgaCGAAGAAGATGAGGATGAAGACatggaaaagaaaaaaaaaaaaaaaaaaggaaaaaatgaaaaagaaaagaaaaaagaaaaagaaaatgaaatagaaaatgaaatagaaaatgatatagaaaatgaaaaagataatgaaaaagataatgataaaaatattaaagagGGTGAAAATGTAACAAATGAAAACGAGGAAAactatgaaaaaataaatacaactACTGAAATAACAATAACAAAAtcaaatatagatataaataataataataataataatgataaagtaCATAAACACATATTCCCAAatcaacaaaaaaaacacaattttcataatgaacaaaatgaatTTAATCAAGCATTAAATGTATCAGCTAATCATAAAAATCATTATgag gagaaaaagaaatatgaatCTAACATGTTCAACATAGACAAAAGAATGCATAAAAATTTAACAAGCATGGATACAATACTTCGCAATCTGAATGATAAATTAAGTCACCACAAAGATCTCAAAAAT agagaattaaaattaaaatttgaaGCCATGAGTAGAAtcaaagaatataaaatatacaatgAGCTTATTCAAAAATCTGTGGAAATATTGACACTTAGATTAACCaag aTTAACGACGAATTGAAAAAGTTAAAAGACATATCCGAAAATGctttacaaaaatatataaacgaGAAAG GTTATGGATTGATGAAGCATTATAATTTCCCAGAATATAac AAACATGAGGAAGAAAAGATCAtcaaaagaaacaaaataa cttggaatgaaaaaaaaagtcaTCATCTCTATTGTCCTATGG AATGTAATAGAGAGAGGTGTCATAACAAACCACATGGTCCTACTCAATGCTAC AAACTAGAACAAAGAGGTAGTAATATTGAGACCATATGTGAACCCTTCATTAACCAACATAATGGAACCTGTCGACCA gaTTTTCATCATTGTGCTATAGCAGAGCCTgagagaaataaaaaatattcaatatatgcaacg gaCAATGTGCACTTTGTACCTTCCCAATTTGTTACTATAAAA gGATATAATTTACATGAATGTTTACAATTTTTGGTTGTCAACAAGAATTCCACATGCGG acCTATGACAATTGAAAAAAACCTTATGGAGTCTGAAGAAATTTTAAAGGAGCCTGTTTTAAGCAAAGTTTTATATAACGAaattttatttgaaaatataaaa ataTCTACACCAGgagaatataatatttgctTGGCTCAATTTTATCAAGATCCAGAGAATGATGATATACTATCAGAAAATagttcaaataaatataagaaaaaaaagagaaacgATATGAAAGTTTTAGGAATAGACACCATAGGtacattatatgtattaccCTTACATGAGAAACAAAAAAcggaataa
- a CDS encoding acyl-CoA synthetase, whose product MLIYNFLIVLIYIFQTASYYTKSLTGSSYAEIYSKSLSNDESDTYQGKDFDNKSPYYIYSHLLKVILKKNKFNGDKKFIFEYANGHPKSSFTYDTFFNRVLSFSDGLNKFDGTGIEVKKYNEEQNDGMFRLLGLYGSNSANWITADIACMLSGVTTVVMHSKFSLNEIVDILNEVKLEWLCLDLDFVENLISLKNSLPHLKKLIILDTFLNPSICKSKRVKSNQNGEGQASDNNGEEEEEKEDENDDDKNDDDKNDDDKNDDNENDEDDDDDEDDDDDDDDDNDYNDDNNDDNQDGNEIPNGDIAQQEKSESQLNENESLQSKPYDPNTKEYLKKKKYRTKENIEERKKSRMKRKESKWIKKNMYPKLEYENLDIEEICEDEKKKIEKLKYLKEEAKKFGIQIIEFNEMLMNKNTNNNNMLSYDIENDKENFISTIVYTSGTSGRPKGVMLSNKNIYYMVIPLSKHSIFTYNVDTHLSYLPLSHIYERINIYLCFVLTVEIHIWSKNLKYFSSDILVSKSTFLAGVPKVFNRIYHNVITEIGKLPFLKKFFLEKILSLKRSNMNGKFSRFIEAITNVSKKIRNKINPNLNTFITGGGKTSPKVINELSLLLNVSIQQGYGLTETTGPLFVQHRKDKDPESTGGPISPHVLYKVQSWEIYNAKDVIPRGELLIKGDCIFHGYFVHKDITDNAFTEDKFFKTGDIVQINKNGSLTFLDRSKGLLKLSQGEYIQTDMLNSLYSEIPFINHCVVYADDTLSGPIAIVSIDKELFIKHLLEDNIISDVGTVEEEFLDAIDDEQINSDVYVNYVKQKMLETYKKTNLNGYNIINHIYLTVKVWDISNYITPTFKIKRFHVFRDYAFFIDDIKKLYSSK is encoded by the coding sequence atgttaaTTTACAATTTTCTTAttgtattaatttatatattccaaaCAGCTAGCTATTACACGAAAAGTCTTACTGGATCATCTTATGCtgaaatatattcaaaatcaTTGAGTAATGATGAATCGGACACATACCAAGGAAAAGATTTTGATAATAAATCtccttattatatttattcacatcttttaaaagtaatattaaaaaagaataaatttaatggagataagaaatttatatttgaatatgCAAATGGACATCCAAAAAGTTCGTTTACATAtgatacattttttaatagaGTATTATCATTTAGTGATGGTCTGAATAAATTTGATGGTACAGGAATAgaagtaaaaaaatataatgaggAACAAAATGATGGTATGTTTAGATTGTTAGGTCTATATGGTAGTAATTCAGCAAATTGGATAACAGCTGATATTGCATGCATGCTAAGTGGTGTCACGACAGTAGTTATGCATTCTAAATTTAGCTTGAACGAAATCGTAGATATTTTGAATGAAGTAAAATTAGAATGGCTCTGTTTAGACCTAGATTTTGTAGAGAATTTAATTTCTCTTAAGAATAGTTTACCACATTTAAAAAAGTTGATAATTTTAGACACGTTTTTAAATCCATCCATTTGTAAAAGCAAGAGGGTAAAATCAAACCAGAATGGTGAAGGTCAAGCTAGCGATAATAATGGAGAGGAGGAAGAAGAAAAGGAAGACGAAAATGATGACGACAAAAATGATGACGACAAAAATGATGACGACAAAAATGATGACAACgaaaatgatgaagatgatgatgatgatgaagatgatgacGATGATGACGATGATGACAATGATTACAATGACGACAATAATGATGACAATCAAGATGGTAATGAAATTCCGAATGGAGATATTGCGCAACAGGAAAAAAGTGAAAGtcaattaaatgaaaatgaatcaTTACAAAGTAAACCATATGATCCAAATACAAAAgaatacttaaaaaaaaagaaatatagaacgaaggaaaatattgaagaaagaaaaaaatcaaGAATGAAACGCAAAGAGTCTAAATGGATTAAGAAGAATATGTATCCAAAACTTGAGTATGAAAATCTAGATATAGAAGAAATATgtgaagatgaaaaaaaaaaaatagaaaaattaaaatatttaaaagaggAAGCAAAAAAGTTTGGAATACAAATAATAGAATTTAATGAAATgttaatgaataaaaatactaataataataatatgttatcatatgatatagaaaatgataaagaaaatttcATATCTACTATTGTATATACATCTGGTACATCTGGTAGACCTAAAGGTGTAATGTTAtcaaataagaatatatattatatggtaATACCTCTAAGTAAACATtctatatttacatataatgtAGATACACATCTTTCTTATTTACctttatcacatatatatgaaagaattaatatatacttatgTTTTGTATTAACAGTAGAAATACATATATGGAGTaagaatttaaaatattttagttCTGATATTCTAGTATCTAAATCAACATTTTTAGCTGGAGTACCAAAAGTATTTAATAGAATATATCATAATGTCATTACTGAAATTGGAAAGCTcccatttttaaaaaaattctttttgGAGAAAATCTTATCTTTAAAACGATCTAATATGAATGGAAAGTTTAGTAGATTTATTGAAGCAATAACAAATGTatctaaaaaaataagaaataaaattaacCCTAATTTAAATACGTTTATTACAGGTGGGGGGAAAACATCACCTAAGGTAATAAACGAATTATCACTATTATTGAATGTAAGTATACAACAAGGATATGGATTAACTGAAACTACTGGACCATTATTTGTTCAACATAGAAAGGATAAAGATCCTGAAAGTACTGGAGGACCTATATCACCacatgtattatataaagtaCAATCCtgggaaatatataatgcaaAAGATGTAATACCAAGAGgagaattattaataaaaggaGATTGTATATTTCATGGATATTTCGTACATAAAGATATTACAGATAATGCATTTACAGaagataaattttttaaaacaggTGATATagttcaaataaataaaaatggatCCTTAACATTTTTAGACAGATCAAAAggattattaaaattatcacAAGGAGAATATATTCAAACTGATATGCTAAATAGTCTTTATTCAGAAATACCATTTATTAATCATTGTGTTGTTTATGCAGATGATACATTAAGCGGACCTATAGCTATAGTATCTATtgataaagaattatttataaaacatttattagaagataatataataagtgATGTTGGTACAGTAGAAGAAGAATTCTTAGATGCTATTGATGATGAACAAATTAATTCAGATGTATATGTTAATTATGTTAAACAAAAAATGTTAGAAACTTATAAGAAAACAAATCTAAatggatataatattatcaatcatatatatttaactgTAAAGGTATGGGATATTTCTAATTATATTACACCcacatttaaaattaaaagatttCATGTCTTTAGAGATTATGCATTTTTCATTGACGACATCAAAAAGTTGTATTCTTCAAAGTAG
- a CDS encoding RING zinc finger protein, putative — MGIIGSSLSNNRDDYYNDGPRTISFDNPIINRTNNNNFCELISQGPNINIQKTSVVRNALNLRRKTLKIINVGNNNYLINFIFDALHDVEVSIYFCCKEQLTEAKETIYCPTKYQTITKIFPKNLNQVYMSELNEGINLNNININDIKCKPSYEYIVPILIVLKAIGTPILQAQYNYAYLQENQINDNKNNQDKYKIIIYRQKIQFGNRSFEVQEIFGIEKSPETKTDPVNNYLSGRECVICLTDERDTAILPCRHMCLCNVCANVVRMQNTKCPICRQDVQGLLQISIDKKDKNVNN; from the exons ATGGGAATAATCGGTTCATCGTTATCTAACAATCGagatgattattataatgatggT CCACGAACAATATCATTTGATAATCCCATCATAAAT AGAACAAATAACAACAACTTTTGTGAATTAATATCGCAAGGaccaaatataaatattcaaaaaacaTCCGTCGTAAGAAATGCTCTTAACTTACGTAGAAAGacattaaaaattataaatgtgggaaataataattatttaattaatttcatttttgatGCCTTACATGATGTAGAGGTgtctatttatttttgttgtaAAGAACAATTAACAGAAGCGAAAGAAAccat ATATTGTCCGACAAAGTATCAAACGATTACTAAAATATTTCCCAAGAATTTAAACCAAGTTTATATGAGTGAATTAAATGAAGGAATAAATTTgaataacataaatataaatgatataaaatgtaaaCCCAGTTATGAATATATCGTTCCTATTTTAATAGTCCTCAAAGCCATTGGTACACCCATACTTCAGGCTCAATACAACTATGCTTACTTACAAGAAAATCAGATAAAcgacaataaaaataatcaagataaatataaaataattatttacagACAGAAAATTCAATTTGGTAACAGATCATTTGAGGTTCAAGAAATTTTTGGCATAGAAAAATCTCCAGAAACAAAAACGGATCctgtaaataattatttgtcTGGCAG ggAATGTGTAATATGCCTGACGGATGAAAGGGACACTGCAATTTTACCTTGTAGGCATATGTGTCTTTGCAATGTG TGTGCAAATGTTGTTAGGATGCAAAATACGAAATGTCCCATATGTAGACAAG ATGTTCAAGGACTATTACAAATATCCATTGataaaaaggataaaaatgtcaacaattaa
- a CDS encoding acyl-CoA synthetase — MHLRFSVFLFIIYIIHVDLCKTGCLGKEKGYSEICERAIYENESNTYCMKDHLIRESLFIYKPIMKLLLKKYRLRNNKIAVVEHAYGEPQNFITYGKFFRKVLSFSHSLNNYEGQGIQGKSYKEHQNHGWFRLLGIYGSNSINWMIADMAAMMSGVTTLILHSKFSIDVIVDILNETKLEWLCLDLDLVDDLLLHRHELPYLKKLIILDNLVKPIQIDFLRYVFNNSSEASENNDISDDDDNSEMSDESYEMNMGLAEYDLEKLEKIKELKERSQNIGIRFLEFDDVSSVPTKIYNIQNDEPDFVTSIVYTSGTSGKPKGVMLSNLNMYSSVISLCKHSILNYHPKAHLSYLPVSHIYERVNVYVAFLSGIKIDIWSKNINFFSRDIFNSKGELLVGVPKVFNRIYSNIMAEINNLSYIKRNNIKNVFSLRRSVNCACFTKLLEGITGYSAKIRNCVNPNLEVILNGGGKLSPRIAEELRVLLNVNFYQGYGLTETTGPIFVQQKKDYNTESMGGPISPNTRYKVRTWETYKATDSTPKGELLIKSDSIFKGYFLEKELTENSFTYDRFFITGDIVQINDNGSLTFLDRSKGLVKLSQGEYIETDMLNNLYSEIPFVNNCVVYGDDSLDEALAIISVDKYLLYRCLRDDHMLNNTDINETNYLDKLIDEQINKKHFIDYVKKKMLSVYNKTNLNRYNIINHIYLTSKTWDTTNYLTPTMKVKRFSVIQDYAFFIEHVKDIFKKKLKGEKEPTKHVENETLNEQEVKINEIDNEESENNNISLSSEKNKSRTQEIIASPYQQRNKSTPLEENILIPVQKKIEKTEQNNMLKTTLTPNLNSTDTPLEILEKNNLEIKKSRFQVQTVREEREINS; from the coding sequence ATGCACCTTAGATTTAGTGTGTTTctgtttattatttatataattcatgtAGATCTTTGTAAGACTGGTTGTTTAGGTAAAGAAAAAGGTTACTCTGAAATTTGTGAGAGAGCGATATATGAAAATGAGTCTAATACATATTGTATGAAAGATCATTTAATTCGCGagtctttatttatttataagcctattatgaaattattattaaaaaaatatagattacgtaataataaaatagcaGTAGTGGAACATGCTTATGGTGAACCAcaaaattttataacataTGGAAAATTTTTCAGAAAAGTATTATCCTTTAGTCattctttaaataattatgaaggCCAAGGTATACAAGGAAAAAGTTATAAAGAACATCAGAATCATGGATGGTTTAGATTATTAGGTATATATGGTAGTAATTCTATAAATTGGATGATTGCTGATATGGCAGCTATGATGAGTGGTGTAACAACATTGATATTACATTCAAAATTTAGTATAGATGTAATTGTAGACATATTAAATGAAACTAAATTAGAATGGTTATGTTTAGATTTAGATTTAGTTGATGATTTATTACTTCATAGACATGAATTAccatatttgaaaaaattaataattttagatAACTTAGTGAAACCTATACAAATAGATTTTCTTCGTtatgtttttaataattcatcaGAAGCTtcagaaaataatgatattagtgatgatgatgataatagtGAAATGTCTGATGAATCTTATGAAATGAATATGGGTCTTGCAGAATATGATTTagaaaaattagaaaaaataaaagaattaaaagaaagATCACAAAATATTGGTATTCGATTTTTAGAATTTGATGACGTATCAAGTGTCCCAactaaaatttataatattcaaaatgaTGAACCAGATTTTGTTACCTCTATTGTATATACATCTGGAACATCTGGAAAACCTAAAGGTGTTATGTTAAgtaatttaaatatgtatagTTCTGTAATATCATTATGTAAACAtagtatattaaattatcatcCAAAAGCacatttatcatatttacctgtatcacatatatatgaaagaGTTAATGTTTATGTTGCTTTTTTATCTGGTATAAAAATAGATATTTGGAGCAAGaatattaatttcttttctagagatatatttaattcaaaAGGTGAATTGTTAGTAGGTGTACCTAAAGTTTTTAATAGAATCTATTCAAATATTATGGccgaaataaataatttgtcatatattaaaagaaataatattaaaaatgttttCTCATTACGTAGATCTGTTAATTGTGCTTGTTTTACGAAGTTATTAGAAGGAATAACTGGATATTCAGCTAAAATTAGAAACTGTGTCAACCCAAATTTAGAAGTGATATTAAATGGTGGTGGAAAGCTATCTCCAAGAATTGCTGAGGAATTACGTGTTCTATTAAATGTTAACTTTTATCAAGGATATGGATTAACTGAAACTACAGGTCCTATTTTTgttcaacaaaaaaaagattataaTACTGAAAGTATGGGAGGACCCATATCTCCTAATACTAGATATAAAGTAAGAACATGGGAAACTTATAAAGCTACTGATTCTACACCTAAAGGAGAATTATTAATTAAGAGTGATTCTATATTTAAAGGATACTTTCTAGAAAAAGAACTAACTGAAAATTCATTTACATATGATCGATTTTTTATAACAGGAGATATCGTtcaaataaatgataatggTTCTTTAACTTTCTTAGATAGATCTAAAGGATTAGTAAAATTATCACAAGGAGAATATATAGAAACAGATATGTTAAATAATCTTTATTCAGAAATCCCTTTTGTTAATAATTGTGTTGTTTATGGTGATGATTCTTTAGATGAAGCATTAGCTATTATTTCTGtagataaatatttattatatagatgTTTAAGAGATGATCATATGTTAAATAATACTGATATTAATGAAACAAATTATTTAGATAAATTAATtgatgaacaaataaataaaaaacattttattgATTacgttaaaaaaaaaatgttatcagtttataataaaacaaatctaaatagatataatattattaatcaCATTTATTTAACCTCAAAAACGTGGGATACAACTAATTACCTTACACCAACAATGAAGGTCAAAAGATTTTCTGTTATACAAGATTATGCCTTTTTTATTGAACATgttaaagatatatttaaaaaaaaattaaaaggtgAAAAGGAACCTACCAAACATGTAGAAAATGAAACCCTAAATGAACAGGAAgtaaaaattaatgaaatCGATAATGAAGAatcagaaaataataatatttcattatcGTCAGAAAAGAACAAATCAAGAACTCAAGAAATAATTGCATCACCATATCAACAAAGGAATAAATCAACACCTCTAgaggaaaatatattaataccagtgcaaaaaaaaattgaaaaaacagaacaaaataatatgttaaaaaCTACATTAACACCTAATCTCAACTCTACTGATACACCTTTAGAAAtacttgaaaaaaataatctagaaataaaaaaatccaGATTTCAAGTTCAAACTGTAAGAGAAGAACGTGAAATTAAttcataa